In the genome of Sander vitreus isolate 19-12246 chromosome 13, sanVit1, whole genome shotgun sequence, one region contains:
- the LOC144527944 gene encoding leucine-rich repeat neuronal protein 4, protein MKITNLQTTDSTMAARRHLPFPLVIICLVLIRGYSNLPTTSQVAGTNPMRPLTLRGVSTEDYFHYEDPYTPAVSSTVTPYGGTSDKCKYNPCLESQTPCADLAASSGCTCRGSTLHNQLPLAPELKSVSWNGSEVVLQWCAPYSYVTGYKVTVVGEDKQMFGKDRRSGGVGDVDTIAEVCVVAVNDVGNSTPSCLTYQPSDRSLPLKAGLIGGALGFLLLLLLAVLLWRHKRQRKQEASISMHDTAETE, encoded by the exons ATGAAGATTACAAACTTGCAAACAACAG ACAGCACGATGGCTGCCAGAAGGCATCTTCCTTTCCCCCTGGTGATCATTTGCCTGGTTCTGATCAGAGGTTACTCTAATCTGCCAACAACATCACAAGTTGCAGGGACAAATCCCATGAGACCTCTGACACTACGTGGGGTTTCGACCGAGGATTACTTTCACTATGAAGACCCATACACCCCTGCTGTATCCAGTACAGTGACTCCATATGGAGGGACCTCTGACAAATGCAAGTACAATCCCTGTCTGGAGAGTCAGACCCCCTGTGCTGATCTGGCAGCCTCTAGCGGCTGCACGTGTCGAGGGTCCACTTTACATAATCAGCTTCCGTTGGCTCCCGAGCTGAAATCAGTGTCCTGGAACGGGTCAGAGGTTGTACTTCAGTGGTGTGCACCTTATTCATATGTCACAGGTTATAAAGTGACAGTAGTGGGGGAAGACAAGCAGATGTTTGGGAAGGACCGAAGGAGCGGCGGAGTGGGAGACGTGGACACCATCGCAGAGGTTTGTGTGGTGGCGGTGAATGATGTGGGAAACAGTACGCCATCCTGTTTGACGTACCAGCCCAGTGACAGAAGTCTGCCTCTGAAAGCAGGTCTCATTGGGGGAGCTCTGGGCTTCCTTCTGCTCCTCTTGCTGGCCGTCCTGCTCTGGAGGCACAAGAGGCAACGGAAACAGGAGGCCAGCATCTCTATGCATGACACAGCTGAGACAGAGTGA